The genomic region ATGAGGTTGCGGTGCCTAATCCTCCCTAACACTCTGCATTCTGTGTTAAAACTTTTCTCAGACTCTTCATTATGCAAATTAAGAGCCTTGATGGCAACTACCTTACCATCCTTCAAAACGCCTTTATAGACAGACCCAAAGTTACCCACACCAAGCAAATTTGACTCATCAAATCCAGATGTTGCAATGACAAGATCTTTGTAAGAAAATTTAGGATAGTTGAGCCTTTTAAAAGAAATTTTTGACGAACGGAAGAGTTGATTTGAAAATTTATTTCTCCATAGCATTCCTATAGAGAAAGAGACTAATATTAAAGCAACAGTTCCAGCAACCGATAAGACTATTTCTTTCAGCACTGAATGCTTTTCATGAGTCTGATTTGGGCATGGAGGCAATGAATAATTTTTTGGGCCACAGAGGCCAAGGTTTCCTTCAAACATTGTTATAACTGTTCTATTTGGAAACAGCCCTCCTTCTGGAATTTGACCCGACAGATTATTGAAAGAAACATTCATGTAGTTAAGTACTTCTAGTCTTGCAAAGGACATTGGTATTGAACCTGACAGAAAATTGGCTGAAAGATCCATTTCTTGGAGATTTTACAGTTTGGAGAGTGAATCTGGTATTGGACCTTCAAAGGCATTGTGGGACAGATTTAGATGCTCTAATGCTGTGCAGTCTCCTAGAGAATTTGGAATCACCCCTGTAAGGTGATTTCCAGAGATGTCTATGTCTTGAGCCATTACAATTTTACTCATCTCCTGTGGCAAGAACCCTTGCACAGAATTCCCTGAAAGATTAAGGTAGAATTGCAGGTTTTTAAGGCTCGCAATTACTTCACGAGGCACTCTTCCTCCTAGTTTATTGTAAGAGAAATCAATGAGCTCCAACTTCTGACACCTCTCTAAACTAACCGGGATCTCTCCTGATAAGTTGTTATGGTGAAGATAAATATATCTAAGTTGTTCGGGGTCACAGAGCGAATCTGGTATTTTTCCAGATAGCTGGTTTCTACTAAGATCCAAGAGGCCGAGATGTTGCATTTGACCTATCTCATTTGGAATGCTTCCTTCTAATTTGTTACCATTCAGATACAGTCTTTCCAACTTACAGAATCTTTTAATTATAGATGGAATATTGCCATTGAAAAGATTATTGCCCAAGTCTAAGTATGTTAAATTTGTTAGATTCACAATTTGCTGAGACATGGTTCCACTTATCATGTTGTTTGACAAATTCAGGCGAGTGAGAGTGGTGGACATTTGGCCGATGAATGGAGGCAATGTACCAGTGAGATGATTTTCTGACACATCCATTAATTCTAAGTGGGAGCAATTTGTGAGAGCAGTTACAAAAGCCAATGTGTTTCTGCTGGTACTAACAAGTTGATTTTGGCTTAGATAAAGCGTGGTAAGGAGGCTCAACTTACCGAGCTCCATTGGGACCATTCCACCGAGCTGGTTTTTGGTTAACGAAAGTACTTCGAGACCCGAACAATTTCCAATGGAATTTGGTATGTTTCCACTAAGCTGATTTGCCCATAAACTGAGGTATTTCAAATTGGAGAGCTTGGTACCAATGTCCCATGGAATATGTCCACTCAGCTGGTTTTGAAAGAAATCCAATCTATTCAATTTTGAGAGATTTGTTAAAGAGGAGGGAATGTTACCTGATAGATGGTTTAGAAAAAGCTGAAGCATCTGTAGCTGAGTGAGTATGCCCAGTTCAGGAGGAATGGGACCTGAGAGATCATTTTCTGCCAAATCCAAGTTAACTAAGGCGGACAGATTTCCTAAAGAATGAGGAATGGCAGTGAGATTGTTTGCTCCCAAGTAAAGGATCCTCAAACTTGTAAGGAGGCCTAGATCGGGTGGAATGCTACCATGCAGTTGGTTAAAAGAGAGATCAAGGTAATGCAAACTGCGGCAAGCGGAGATAGCGGGCGGAATGGTACCTATGAGATCATTTATTTGCAAATCCAGTCTAAGGCTGACAGATTTCCTAAAGAATAGGGAATGGTACCGGTGAGATTGTTTGCTCCCAAGGTAAGGTTCTTCAGACTTGCGAGGAGACTCAGCTCGGGTGGTATGCTGCCATGCAGTTGGTTATAGGAGAGATCCAGGTAATATAGACTACGGCAAGCAGAGAGAGTGGGCGGAATAGTTCCTTGTAAGTGATTGTCGTGGAGCCAGAGTATTTTCAGGCAGGGAAGTTGGCCTAGTTGAGGTGGAAtggtaccagtgagggcattgccAGAGAGATCTATGGTttgaagagaggaaagattctCCAGGATAGGAGAGATGGTGCCGTGTAAGTTTATGTAAGACAGATTGAGGGCGAGGACAGAGTGAAAAGAGGGATGGCAGTTAACGCCGGTCCAATTGCAGAGGGGTAGAGAGGGAGTCCAGTTGCGCAGTGAAATGTTATTGTTCAAAATGGCAGCTTTAAATTGCAAGAgcaaatattgttgttgttgatgagagatattattgagagactGAGGAAGAGCGGCGATTGAAAATAAGGAAAGCATGAAACCGAAGAAAAAAAGTGGAGACTGAGGAAGAGTTAAAACAGCAGTCGTATTACATTGAAGGTAAAAAATGAGATACAGGGAATACTCGTCTTTTTATATAGATATTTTTTCAAAgtggcatttttcaattttttgggagGAGGTTGCATCATGCTAAGAAAagatttttaaaactaaaaatgtTATTATTCAAAAGATGTCTAATCATATTTTATAGTCTTGAAGTATATCATTTGCATGAagaattataatataaaataaatttattcttGAATGAGACTTATATCAACCATATTATATGGTGCTGTATTCAAGAAAAATATTCATGTTGCATTGAAGATAAGAAGTGCTACATATGAGagtgctctttttctttcatagataTTTTTTTTAAAGTGATACTTTACAATTTTTTGTTAAGAgggtgtatcaagtgaagaaaaactTTTTAAATCTAAAAATGATATTATTTAAGTGATGCTTATCTGTGTTTTATGATCTAATGTGTATCAATTGAATGAAGAATTGCTACATTAGACACCATTGAATTGTTCTTGAAAGGAACATATATCAACCATATTGTGTGGTGTTGTACAATTCAAGAACAAGCATCATATTACATTAAAGTTGAAAAATGAGATACGCATGATTAATCCTCCTTGTTCATAGATATTATTTTCAAAATGTGAATTTTCAAGTTTCTTGTAGGAGGTTGCATCAAGGAAAGAAAATCTTTCTAAATCTAAACATTATTTTACTCAAATGATGTCTATTTATATTCTATGGTTTCATTTgcataaattgaatgaagaaatacaacatttgacaaaataaATTTATTCTTGAAAGGGACATATATCAACCATATTGTGTGGTGTTGTACTCAAGAAAATAATTCATGATACATTGATGCTAAAAGGTGAGATACATATTAGAAtgatcattctttttcaaagatattgttttcaaaatgacatttttcaaatttttggtaGGAGGTTGCATCAAGTGAAGAAAGCCTTTCTAAATCTAAAAATTACATTACTCGAGTAAGGACTATTAATATTTTAAGACACCATTTGTATCAATTCAATGAAATTTACTACATTAGATAAAATAAATCCATTCTTGAAAGGGATAGACATCAACCATATTGTATGGTCTTGTATTTGAGAAGAAAATTTGCCATAAATTGTGGGTAAAAAGTGAGATACATAGTGGAATAATCATCCTCTTGCatataattttttcaaagtaacatttttcaaatttcttgtagGAGGTTGGATCAAGCAAAGAAACTctttgtaaatctgaaaatgaaattattCAAGTGAGAACTATCCAAATTTTATGGTGTAATGTCTACCAATTGAATGGAAAAATTACTAcataaagaaaatataaatttattCTTTAAAGAGATATATATCAACAATATTGTATGATGCTACACTTCAGAAATATTTTTTTGACATgtccattaaataattttattttttattatacttataATAATCCATTGttgcattaatggagaaatttttTCCACATCATTATGTCTTCCAAATTTGTGTCACCACTATTGAGTAAAATAAAAGTAGCTGCTATTGTTCATGAGGCAAAATATAGGTCAAATGACGGGTAATTAGGTGAGCTACTCTCTTATAGAGAATGAATGTTTTATGGAGGATATGGATGTTTTGTAATAGAGTAATGATGGTAGTTTCAATGTTTGTGGTTCTTTGTGGGTTGTTGATTTTTTATGTGCACATCATTAAGATCTATGTATGTGTATGGAAATGGCTTGAAGAAGAATTGTTTAATTAGCCTCAAACTTATTGTGGAAACACTGAATAGACATAAGTTGGAGGGACTGAGTTGGCAATTGGCTCCTATGGCATGACATAGTTTTAGGCTTTGTGGGCCTTTGGGCTCTATTACATTTTGCCATGTTCCTCAAGAATGGAATGTGGTGGCAGGTTGCTTGGCTAGATGGGATTTTGAGCACAGTGGTTAGTGGCAAGTGGAGGATTGGGGACAGTTTTCCTTGGATTATTCTACAGTGCTTGAGGACTTAGTTACAGGGGATATGCATAAGTTTTCTTGAATTATTCTAGGGTGCTTGAGGACTTAGTTGCATGGGATATGCATAGGTATGTGGTTATATCAGGAGTGGCTTCATCCTCTATCTTTATTGTTTTTGGCTTTTTGTGGCTTCCTTACCTTTCTGGATTTGTTATAACTTTTTGTTGATTAATATATTTTCACCTCCTTTTTCTCAAAAGAAAATAAAAGTATGTGTATGGAAATGGGGTCTGAAGAGGGGTTAAGAAATTACtccctttaaaaaaaataaaaaaataatctttaGTACATAATTCAAGATAGCTAGATTTAAACTTTTAAGATATGACAAGAAAAATATTAGAAGTCTTCATAAAATACATTCTatactaatttttttttgtaatgtaATAGATTAAGAGGATGGAATAGGACAAGTGCATCAAGTGGTCATTTTTTTATCATAAAATTATAACATAACATTAGGTGTGTTTCCCTTATAAGGTTGGATTCTACCTTAAGGGTAAATCAATTGAAATAGAAATAAAGGAGGAGTTCAAAAGTGGTCATTTGTTTCTacgtaaaataaattaaataaaaaacttgGATGACTAATTTGAGATGCATGCACTAGAAAGTTGAAGATATAACAAGAGCAAGAGTTGTAGTACTTTAAATTTGGTTTATAAACTACTAAACATTATTATTAAAATGTTTAAGATTAAGAGATTCAATTGTGACAGTCAAAGACAAGTGTTATTGGTTTTAATACTAAAATTTAACATACAGAATTTAACATACGGTTTAGTGTGTGCccgctattttttgttgttgtatttaatatttttaaaatttattgattAGTGTGGGTGTTTTCAAAGTGAATCCATGCATCATTGAATGTGTATATCaaacaaattaatatatatatatatatataaagagaacaATCCTaaacaatatttttcaaattttctaaaaCTATATTAATTTCAAatagaaaacaaattatatggttagaaatataAGAAGACATGAAACATTTTTATAgtatttttgtaaaatattattcTAGAATAGCTAAATTTAATGATTTTGAATATCTCATCAAAACCTTTAATGATGTTGAAgttgaaaaatattatttaaaataaaaagggCATCAAATGTGGGTAAATTAGAACAACAATTTTTGAGCTTGTTATTAAATCTATTTTAGAGCATAACAAGTAGGATTTTTTTTGTGTAAAATATGCAAAAGTATTATATAACATTCTCATGTTATATATATAAAACGATTATGTCATATAATGAAATTATGTAATTATATTACATAATTCATTTATATAAAAAACATAAATTATATAATGTAGGTGCATAATGTATGATAtcgatttattttgtctaatgagATCAAGGGTCACAAAATGTAGGATTATACATTATTAGAAATGGATAATGATGAACTATAATTAAATAacgaagattatttaattaatggtttaaaaggaaaataattaaatatttaagaattatttaatcattagaaattagaagaaaaatattagtactaaataataataaaaatttatttactTAGTTTAGACAAAAGGTTAGTGAAAAGAGTCATCAACAACTTAAGACAATTTGAAGTGTCTACAAGAGTAATGGTAGTAGTTTGAATTTTTGGGGTTCTTTTGGGCTATTGATTTTTATGTGTATGCCTTTAAGATCTAAACATGTGTATAGAAATAGGGGCGTAATAGGGGTAAAAAATgactaacttaaaaaaaataaaaaataatctttaGTACATAATTCAAGATACCTAGAATCAAATTTTTTTAGATATGACAAGAACAAGATTAGTAGTGCTTATAAACTAGATTCTATAAAACTAAaagttttaaatgtaataaattaagatgatgaaatagaagaagcacaTAAAATGGTCATTTCTTTGtcataaaaatataacatagcattAGGTGTGTTCCCTTTAAAAGGTTGACTTCTACCGTAATGGTAAGTCAATTGAAATGGAGataaaagaagagataaaaagtggtcatttgtatctatctaaaataaaataaacaaaaaaattggatGACTAATTTGAGATGCGTGCATTGAGAAGTTAAAGATGTAACAAGACCAAGAATTGTAGTACTTTAAATTTTGTTTATAAACTATTAAAAGCTATTTTTAAAATGGTTAAGATTAAGAGAGTGAATTTTCACACTAAAAGAAAAGTGTTCTTGGTTTTCTTACTAAAATATAACATATTCTTTAATGTGTGCACCctaattttttgttttgtatttatcaattttaaatttttgtggTTAGTGTATGTGTTTCTAAAGTGAATACATCATTGACTGTGTAgatcacataatttttttttcaaacataaaaatataaatttttaatgtATAAAGAATTAAGTGTATAACAATAATAAACATTATCTTACAATTTTTTATAAGACGTCTAAAtttttacaaaaaataaatatacacatatgtaagaaaaataaaaaatattgttgaatttttttttaaaaagtgtgtcaattccaaatagaaaataaattatatggttgTAAATCTAAAAAGACATGAAACATCTTGATAGTATATTTGTAAAATATCAATCTAGAATAACTAAATTTAATGATGTTGAAGTTCAAAATTGTtatttaaaacaaacaaaaaaacacatTAAATGGGGTATATTAGAACACAAAGTTTATGAGATTGTTATTCAAACCTATTCTAGAGAATAATTGATAGGAAATTTTTTGAgtaaaatatgcaaggatattaTATAACATTCTTAGGCTATGTAAAACAGTCATGTCATATATCGACTATGTTACATAATGAACTCAAAATatataaaacatataaattatatAATGCAAGTGCATAATGTAtgatatcaatttttaatttatttaaagaatTCAAGGGTCACCACATGGAGGATTCTAAATTATGAAAATATACTAATGTAGGAAACACATAATCAAGAATATAAGACCTGCCACCTATCCAACTATGTAACAGTAACCAATATTGAAACACACAATCAAGTATAATattaaaatttgttccattaacaAAATATTCCTTTCATCTAGTTTACTAGTATTGACTAGTGTGTTTAAGGTTTTACAACTATTTAAACTCGATGTGAGGCCCCTCTCACTTGGTATGAACAATTAGGTATTATGGTAAATTTTGCATGAATGAAAACAGGGATATTTGATATCTTAATCAATAtagataattttatatatttaaagatTGCCATACTTATATAACGACCATTTGGTAACTATCTCTAACCGAATATTAACTGATTGTTGATAGTATTCAATAGAAAGATAAGAAAGATAAACACAAAATTATTTTTAGATTACTAATTAGTGATTAAATTGATTATGAATGATTTTTAATATTTGATTtcttaaaattataaatttaataaaataagaaattataataataattaaattatatttacaaACTAATATATGGGTATATATTTAATAAATGAAAACTAATTAATATACTCTAAAAGTATTTATGAATTTAAATAGAGTTTACTTTattcatattttattaataataataaaagaaagaAGTTTTGTTTACAAAAAGCTTCCATATGTTTTAAACAGGAAAGTAAATTATTAAATAAGAAAAACTTTACCTTCAAAGGAGGTAACCACAATGTTTGAGGGATAAGGGTTGGAGCAGATTACAAAGAGGGGGATTCTCTTAATCTAAAAATCTCTTTCCTTCCATTTCTTTAGCTGCTCCCAGCATGAAGTATTTTGAAGTGGCGCCCAAAAATGCATCTAGTTTTGGCTTAGTTGGGAAGGGCAAGGCTGCTAAGACTCTTTTTGGCAACAATAACTAGGTACATAGTCCATCTTTCAATGCTTTCAGAAATGTTCTTATCGAACAAATAGATCTTTGTCTAAAAGAAATAGATCtttatgtaaatgaaatattggattGTAGAGGAAAAATCATGTGAAAAAAAGTTGGTTTTCTCAGTCCTCTCCATTGTTCAATCTAATTGGGTTAGACAAGTGCGCCCTCTTGGAAACTCTCGTGATATCCCTCTAATCAAcacccttctttttttttttatctttctgaCAAATGGCGTAGTTAACATTAGGGCATCAGACCATATATCTTGTCCACTATCTGCCATGGACTCCCTTGCAAAGACAATGGCTAGGATTGTGTCTGGTGCTATATATGTTAGGGCAGCAAATTAATGGCCCAACTTCCCTGCAAAATATTTGAAGGAGATAAAGATAAATATACATCTATCGTTTCAGTCCTATGGAGGGCTCCTTTTATTACCGACTTGAGCATAGGTGTAAATCATTAGTATGTAGTGGTTGCCATGTAATCTATAGCCTAAGGATGAAATACATATGCTTAAGGTCTGATCTTAAATCACGCAGCCTTTTCCTCCACCTGTAGCTTATACCTCTCAATTAGTTCCTCCTTAAAGTGGCCTTGTGTCTGAACATGACTATATGCACATGAAGCAAAGAAAAATGCCTCTATTAATTTTGGAAAGTAGTAGGAAAATGTTTATAGGACTaagatcatttatttattttagtggGCCCTGGCTAAATGGAATTTGTAATGTATAATTTATATTAGAACATGTAACTTTGTTTTAGTTTCCATTACAgggataaattattttattttttttgtaaaagaaAATGGTAATGTTGAAAATAGGAGGTGCGCCCTAGCTAAACTTTGTGATTGTTAATATTCATAATAGTTAGTGGAGTTCAtttataaagaaataaataataataatttagaaGTGGAaattaattgtaatattattattagTATTGTGGGAATCTAGGGGATAACTATTTTGATGACTAAGTGAATAATGATTATGTAGGTGATTTCTTATTTGTTAATAATGGTTATAGTGATATTATAACATTATtaacaataataatattaatattaataatggtTTAATTTGTAATAATCTTAGGATAAATATTGGTGTTACCActcaatattaatgagggtaaggCATTGCGTTAGTAACCTTGATTTGAGTTGTAATTACAATTTGTTTGGGATCGATTTAGACATTTCAATCCCTATTTATTGTAAGAAGGGAAAAAATGTTGTAATTTAAAAATCGATGTGTTTTTTTTTAAGctagttagattaattaatcttGTTGAGTGAGTGATATAGAATTATATATATTTGTCTCGTAAGTTCTTGTTACAACTTTAGTACTTGGACATGACAACTCAATTTATAGATTAATGTTCATTTCACAAACGATAAAGGAAACAATGACATCAAATGTAGATACCTAAACCTTCCCTCTTTAACTTAGGATATCAGTTACAATTACTTATTTGATTTGAAATGAGTAGATTATTATTATGAATTTACATTGATCTAAGAGAACACTAAGATAATCAATACAATGATTCGTGTCAAAGAACAAGGAAGTTCCATTTTAAGAATGCAATTTAATATTTTAGGTCTTTTATATGATCACCTAAGATCTAATATATTCCTTATAAGCTATAAGATTTCCTAAATAATAGTTAGTGTTGTGATAATTAATGTGAAATTGTCTACTGCACTAACGTGAAGGACGAGTTCTCTATAGTATTACATAGTAGGAAATTGCTATTCAAAGATATCCTTAATAGTTCATGGATTAAAGGTATCATTATtgatttgtttatttattatttttacaaAAGATGATAATTTGAGCATTACTATGTTTATGTCTTTTGGTTGAGTAATGAAGTTTAGTGCTTAAGGAATATGCTCGAATTTGAGGTGTTATATCTTTTAGCTATTATTGTATTTAGTGTTATAATATGTTGTATAAAGAGACTATTTTAGCATGTGGTGTAAATAATGTATATCTGAATTGGCCATGAAATGTCTACTTGTTGTACCTCCATGCGAAATGTTATGTTGATCTTTGAACACATTAGTTAAGTCCATTTATTCCTTGTATGTTGAATGGTTATTAGAGTTATTAAAGAGGATCGGGCATGTCTCTCGTGCATTGTTCTCGTGTTGCATATAACATGTGATTGGTACTTATATACTATACCTGATCCATAGAAGTAtgttgttttgagtatcattgtaGGGATTCCTATGTGTGATTAATCTATTTATATTAGATTTTGTCCCTGTTTCACTTTAGTGGGTGACAACCAATGAGAGAATTGTCTAGGGTATgaggccctagaaagggttgtgtaccctcTTT from Cryptomeria japonica chromosome 3, Sugi_1.0, whole genome shotgun sequence harbors:
- the LOC131061884 gene encoding LOW QUALITY PROTEIN: putative leucine-rich repeat receptor-like serine/threonine-protein kinase At2g24130 (The sequence of the model RefSeq protein was modified relative to this genomic sequence to represent the inferred CDS: substituted 1 base at 1 genomic stop codon), which translates into the protein MLQLFLNHLSGNIPSSLTNLSKLNRLDFFQNQLSGHIPWDIGTKLSNLKYLSLWANQLSGNIPNSIGNCSGLEVLSLTKNQLGGMVPMELGKLSLLTTLYLSQNQLVSTSRNTLAFVTALTNCSHLELMDVSENHLTGTLPPFIGQMSTTLTRLNLSNNMISGTMSQQIVNLTNLTYLDLGNNLFNGNIPSIIKRFCKLERLYLNGNKLEGSIPNEIGQMQHLGLLDLSRNQLSGKIPDSLCDPEQLRYIYLHHNNLSGEIPVSLERCQKLELIDFSYNKLGGRVPREVIASLKNLQFYLNLSGNSVQGFLPQEMSKIVMAQDIDISGNHLTGVIPNSLGDCTALEHLNLSHNAFEGPIPDSLSKLXNLQEMDLSANFLSGSIPMSFARLEVLNYMNVSFNNLSGQIPEGGLFPNRTVITMFEGNLGLCGPKNYSLPPCPNQTHEKHSVLKEIVLSVAGTVALILVSFSIGMLWRNKFSNQLFRSSKISFKRLNYPKFSYKDLVIATSGFDESNLLGVGNFGSVYKGVLKDGKVVAIKALNLHNEESEKSFNTECRVLGRIRHRNLIRIISAFYYPSFKGLVLQYASNGSLENHLHPNRGDQDFFELGLSECLSIATDVAHGMEYLHHDCPLQIVHCDLKPSNVLLDANMTALVTDFGISRFVITPNSTDSLSITTFALRGSIGYIAPEYGLGGSVSIKGDVYSYGILILEMVTRKRPNDDMFVGDLNLQKWVRSAFPNRVAEIVDSRLLRDVNANMEENGFLLSFIHVGLLCTNESPRQRPSMRDVAMALENLKTSLTGNIASSNLTSTISDLLRNTNPTTLSASNSQSSTF
- the LOC131061942 gene encoding receptor-like protein 44; protein product: MLSLFSIAALPQSLNNISHQQQQYLLLQFKAAILNNNISLRNWTPSLPLCNWTGVNCHPSFHSVLALNLSYINLHGTISPILENLSSLQTIDLSGNALTGTIPPQLGQLPCLKILWLHDNHLQGTIPPTLSACRSLYYLDLSYNQLHGSIPPELSLLASLKNLTLGANNLTGTIPYSLGNLSALDWICK